AGGCTGCAATTTtgtctctttaatgatttagaTTAGCTTTAGCTGGATAAACTGAAACATTCAAGATATCCAGTGATTAATAAAACCTTTATCTCCATGCTTGACTAGTCATTTAGTTTCCAATAAAagcattttgaaatatttaccCTGTTCGTGTTGTTTGTTCAGTTAAAATTATATGATTCAATTCACTCATCAAGTAGATAAAGATGCTTgacattcccccccccccccccctcccccccaactAGTCTCTGCTCATGTTGCATGGATAGCATGCTAGTAAACTTGAGTTATGGGTGCGttgaagtttttcttttaaactatTGGAGTTGAGGGCTTTGTCTATCATTCGGTTAATTGACTTCCAAATGATAATAATTCCCTACGTaactttattttctaatatattgTCAATTAATGTTGCAGAGGGTGGCTTGGAGTGTGGCGGCATTGGTAATGATGATCAATGGGTATCtgttgattgatttttttgtatCTGAAGTTACCGGACTACTATTTGGTTTGGCGGTCGCGACTGGCACAGTTGCATATATAGCATTTATTGTATATCTTATTTTACACAGCGGTACCTTCCCTTCAGATTTGATTACCTTAATTTCCAAGAGGTTTACTTCCACTGGGAACTGAGTCAACAAATACGCGTACGACAGAAACTATAGAAATTCTGAATTATGCTGTTGCTCAATGGAGCTGGCGTTTTAGCACAAGAGGGTCATTGATCTGCTTTTCAGAAGTGAAACATTCTTCTACATAACCATCTCTAAGTTTTGTGCATCTTGAATGTGAGTACAAAGATACAAACAATTGAAAGCATATTCATGTAACTGCACTTTTTTGCATAATGGAGCTGCACAGAGTTACATTCAATCAATTGATCAAACCGGGTTCCTTTCTTCATTTTAGAGGCTGGACGTAGCAATGTTACAAACTGCAGGATGAattactttttaagtttttgtttttgtggtaTAAGATTCAGTATGCCCCACGAATTGTACCAGTAAAATAGAGTAAACTGCTTATTCTTTTAATGTAATATGTTAACAACTTAACATGTACCATAGTCAAACCTGTAACAGCTGGTACTTAAGGGATCAATACAAAAGAATGGAAGGAATTTTGCAAAATTGTTTGGATgccctctctgtctctctcccCCTTACTTTTAATTATTCTTctatcttcttttgttgttcATTTCTTGGAATCTATGGTAGACACATGAATGATAAGTCCCACTTGagttatttttcttattaatgaGTAACTTAGGGAGAGTGTATCTTATAACatcaaatatatgtatatttccTTTTCACAGTGAATCTTACATGGTTATCGGTCCGCAGACTTCACATACAGTGAAAGTATCTATATATCTTAATATTAGGGGGTTTGtggatatttataaaaatatgagGAGTTTTGTTTGATAAAGCAAAATCCTTGGTCCACTTCAACAATAATTTTAGACTAGTGCTAGGAATACACTGCTTCCCACACTCAAATACACACTCTGCCCATGTGTCAACTATTGATTGCATTCCAGTATCTTCAAGTACATATGGTGGATCCTTGATCCATGTGAAAGTGctaaaatttaatcaaaagTTGACACACAAGGGTATAGATATGAGTGTGTGAAGAGGTTTGTCCCTAgcattatttataattttaggaTCATAACTTATTCCACACACTTTGTCATTACTCTCATGGCTGGCAACGAGCtgcaaagattaaaaaaatgatagattaatgtgaaagtgataaagaaaaaatagtaggTTCATGTGAAAATAACATAACCATTTTGCCGCATAAGTAAATTAAtgaaaagtggaaggatggaaaacttttttgtttgattgaaaataaaatttatataaatttacaaaaacaaaaactaaccaaaattaatgagaaaataaacataCGAGCactgaaaaaaaagaaaaaaaaagaaaagaaatctacacgtccaaaaaataataataataaaaaagaagaagaaaaagagccaaCATGTCCAGACAAAAGCAAGcaaagcaaattaaaaaaaaaaaaagaggaagccAACACACGTTAgtcagagaaagaaaaaatagaaaaaaacaaagcCAACACGTTGGTACCactgtacccaaaaaaaaaaaaaaaaaaagagagaagagaggaagCCAACACACGTTAGTagcagaaagaaaaaaaatcaaaagtaaaaaaagaagaagaagccaacaTGCTGTAGGCTTGGTGGTGGTTTCCAAGATTATTTTTGGAAACTTATTTCATAAAGTTTTTTCTCTCAgtattttagagagaaaattttttaGTGGGTTCGGAAAGAAAACACTTGAGCccatcatttattttctttccttcccACTTAATCAAacacatttcaaaaaaaagtttttctcattttctatccaaatttttttatctactcTATTTCACCTTCAAACAAATACATCCTAAAGTTTGAAATAAGTTATCCTATAATTATTATGGCCATACATAGctacaaaagtaacaaaactaCAAACTTGTCAATGTTGAAGCATTAATTGGGTCATCAAATTGCGGATTCTTAATCCGTATGAATGCTTGGAAAGAAGAGtatgtttggtaatattgttttaataattttttaagtattgTGGAAGTAAAGAtgggtaaaaaaatgatgtgaaaataGTCAAAAACAACCAGCCCTAAATATCTAGAGGAGTTTTGGACTTTGTGGTGACTTGTGGAGGGAAAAGTAGTAGCTAATGTAGTTTCCTGTGGAGTAGGTGAGTCAACTGAACAACAAGAATGCCCAGGAATTGACCACTTGCCAGCTAGTAGTGTAAGCTAACTCACCTTAATGCTGCCTTTGCAAATAGGCTTGCAGCACCACTTTGATGATTTCGGGTCACAAAGTAGTCTGGCGAAGCAGAGGTTTTATGTGACCTATTatagatttatatatttttgaaataatttatgaGAAATGTTAATACATGCCTTAAGtattagtttaaaaattatttttaaaaataatttatggttaaataaaaaaaagtaatttttttgaatgattttttatacttttcataaaagttgtattaaactttcttaaaataatttattaataattgttcTAATAACACCCGATAGCAAGACCATAGtctatgtgaaaaaaaaaattgttatactCACCAGCTCAAATGCAGATTGGATCGAtcttaattagtttttgtttttgtttgttattttaaaTACTAGCAAAAGGTTGGATGTGTTTACAAACTTAGCGTACGAGGAgttaatcattcaaaattagaAGTCCAACTCCAAAGACCAATTTGTAGTCATGTCAATTGTCAAAGACCAAAgataatattgtaaaaaagCTCTAAGTCAAAGTCCTCCAAAGATAGCGACATAGCGTTATTCTTCAAGTCTtcctagaagaaaaaaaaaaaaaaatttgtcaatttttgtCTTTATGGTTATCTTATGAGAAAAGTGATCTAAATTGTTGGTTAGAAATGAAGTAATAAGCATTCACTACAAGCAAACCATTTTATAATGAACAAAAGAACAAGAAATACAAACAAATAGTTAGAGAGCAATGCAatccaacaatgaagatcacttttgatttttcaatttagtGAAATTTTGCAAcatatcttttgatttatttaataaacattTTGCTGATTTTATTGAATTAACACGTTTGATCATCCAATCGAGGCCTTACTTGGAGAGCAACCATGCGTCATTTCTCTAATAGATAAGAGTATTAAACACCAAAGAGGGTCAAATGCTGTGCACCTTGTTTGACATGAAGACAACTTATTTGCCTTTGGTAATTGCAGGAAAAGATGAAAGGATATGGTTAGTTAGAGTTTCATTGATCTTCGTGTGGATTACAATTGGGATTGGAGAGCAATAGTTGAAAGTAATTGAGATATAAAGCTCTTAAACCTTTTGTTTTGGATAAACAGCTCTTAGACTATATTAGACTataataaatccaaaataaaatttgaaaagattttaagaaaagattgattaaagtaaaaaagtgtttatattatattattaaaattattcctttaaaataatttacatgACATGATATGACAAAGATAGTTATGTACACGTTATTCAATACTTTTTTAGAAGTTTCATGTAAAGTGTATACTTAACTAATAtgaaataacattaaaaaaactaatatgatataaaattatataataaaaaaagtaatattccATAACTGTCTAAGAAAATTCCAAGAAATTGAGTTTGCTTCAAATTGATCTAAGTCTCTAGCCTACTCGTTTCCGTGATTTTTTCATGACTAGTCAAACGTGCATATTAAGAAAAGGATTATACCCATTTAATGAGAAGTTATGATAGTCAAAGGACTCAAAGCCAAGATTTGAACAATTTTAGCATGTGTAATACATATTCAATCGTATCATAATCCATAAATGTATATCTCATTCGGTAATTCCATATAGAAACATATCTTATTCTTCACTTCACATTCGGATCCATTTGACAAATTTGGCCCTATGTAAAAAAGAAGCCAAAGCTAGTCCCTAGAGTCATACACCCACATGGAATTTGACAACGACAAGCACTACTATAGTAAacttctcacacacacacacgcagaCGCTCACGCTCTTGACTCTCGCACGAGAATCTTTTTCTATAAATTGCATGCAGAGTTTTTAGTGCTATCAAACACTACTCTCTCAGCCTCAAATCCCATCTTGAAAGAGTCCTTAAATATCCAAattcaaaacccacaaaaaacccTTCAAAGTTTTAAGGCTTTTTTTCAGGATTCTTCTCCTATAAAAGCGTGTCCCTCTTtgaaaaacccacaaaaaacccTTCAAagttttgatctttttttttttgttgctggtTTTTCAGTAATGGAGAAGGATTTGAGAGATGGGGTTTCAAGCAGATCGGTGTCTCTTGGGAGTCCAAGTTCTTTGAGTCCTTCGTATGAACAGCTTGAGCCTCCACAAACAAGTTATTGTTTTGACCAAGCCCTGTTGGATTCTGAGTTTTCTAGACTCAGcgtctcttcttcttcctacaATAACAACAGAAGGAGAAGTAGCAGTAGCAATAGCAATAGCAATAGCAATAATCAGGCTTTGTATATGGGCTCTGGTTATGATTTGGCTAATGGGGTTGGCGGGGTGGACCACTTTATGCCATGTTCTTTTCAACCAGAGAGGGAAAATCAAAGAGTTGGTGACTTTGGGCATTTGGGTGTGGCTAATACCAATTTCTTGGAAATTTTTGTGCCTGAGAGAAACCAATTGAGGCAAAGGGAGTACCCAAATAGGCTCTCTTGGAATGGGAACGGTTTGGTTTCCGACGTATCTATGAATTCCTGTGGTTTGGTGGATGGCTTGGGGAGCAAGAAACCGAGATTTCCCAATTGGTTAAAGGATTCTATGAATTGTTGGTCGTTGAAAGATTTGCGTGGGATGATGTTGTACATGGCGCAAAATCAACAATGGAGCCGGTATTTGCAGTGTAAAATGGATGGCTGTACGgatgaggaaaaaaatttgatttttatggAGTTGATAGAACATGTTGGCAAATTGATGCTGCACCCATTTGGGAATTATGTGGCTCAAAAACTTGTGGAGATTTGTAGTGAACACCAGAGGACTCAGATTCTTCAAAAAGTGATTGAAACAAATTATCTTGTTCAGATGTGCCTTACCAATCTTGGGTATGTTtggtttactttttttttttttttgataaggtgAAGGGTGGCTATTACTTGTTCTTTCATAGATTCAAATCCAGGGactcttttgtttgtttctgattgatatatatatatatatatatatagccgtcactaaaatttgattgttgttgttgttgttgttgttacagATCTCGTTCTATACAGAAATTACTGAAGCATTTTACCACCCAGCAGCAAATCTCTACGTTTATGTATGCTCTAAGCCCTGGTACTCTTGCATTGAGTAAGGACTTGAATGGTCAGCATGTCATCCAACATTGCTTGATGCATTTTTCTGATGAAGATAACATGGTAATGATCCATTTTGTTtgccaatatttttattatgctGCAATTTGAGGTTATTGGGAATGATTATAATCGTGTCAATTTCAGTATCTGTTTCATTCAGTTGGAACTACTTTATCTTCCTACTACGTGTTTGCTTGGTTGTTTTTGTTGCCTTTGTTACCATTTTGCATAGTCCTTCAAAGCAAGTGTTCAAGTCTGATGGTTGAACCTATTCCTTATATTCATTTTGACAataagtatataatatataatattaagaAATCTGTAGTGGTAGTAAAATTGAGTTTGTAACTATCTGTAAGTTGAAACTTTGGAGTGAATAATCTTagcttttatttact
This genomic stretch from Castanea sativa cultivar Marrone di Chiusa Pesio chromosome 1, ASM4071231v1 harbors:
- the LOC142621751 gene encoding putative pumilio homolog 8, chloroplastic, which codes for MEKDLRDGVSSRSVSLGSPSSLSPSYEQLEPPQTSYCFDQALLDSEFSRLSVSSSSYNNNRRRSSSSNSNSNSNNQALYMGSGYDLANGVGGVDHFMPCSFQPERENQRVGDFGHLGVANTNFLEIFVPERNQLRQREYPNRLSWNGNGLVSDVSMNSCGLVDGLGSKKPRFPNWLKDSMNCWSLKDLRGMMLYMAQNQQWSRYLQCKMDGCTDEEKNLIFMELIEHVGKLMLHPFGNYVAQKLVEICSEHQRTQILQKVIETNYLVQMCLTNLGSRSIQKLLKHFTTQQQISTFMYALSPGTLALSKDLNGQHVIQHCLMHFSDEDNMHLLNEVANNCLKIATDRSGCCVLQKCLKHYKGALKERVVAGIIANAFLLAEDQYGNYVVQYLLELRIPQVTENLLRQFKGRYFIFSSNKFGSNVVEKCLVETVEEHSSSIIIELLTDPKCSMLLIDPYGNFVIQKALLVSKGCIRNALLELIQSNSSMMTSNLYGRKVLTFCQKELNINFRTRR